The sequence below is a genomic window from Brevibacillus laterosporus.
CCGTACTGCCCCCCATAACGTGTACACTGACCTGAGCCATATCGAGAAGGCAATGCAGGCGAAAAATATGCGTATGACTTCTGATCTACCTTTCTTCCCGTTCCTGCCCAAGGATGCCAAAATAGAGGAGGGGCAGTCTGCGGTAGAGATTAAGATTAAACCGCATCCCCAATATTCACTCAGCTACAAGTATGATGCTGATAAGGAAAAATATTTACGTTTTACGCAAGGAGAAGTCCATAAGGATTTAACCACAGATAAACAATTAGAAATTACGAATATACTAGTGATTTCTTCTAAGCATCAGGTGTTAGATAACGAAGGGCGTCGAGAAGTCGATATAACTGGTCCAGGAGACGGGTATTTGTTCCAGCAAGGAAGGGCAAAACCAATCAAATGGGTAAGAAAAGATGGTATTATTCGAGCATATGAGAATACTGCTCTAACCAAGGAAATCCCGTTACTTTCAGGGAACACCTGGGTAAATATTGTGCCTAATACACCAAATATGGATCAGCACCTTAGCTTTCAATAACCAAACTTTAGGAAACAGACAAATTTGAGAAACATCGTCTTGCACAGGGAAGCCTTTTGCTCTATCATGAAAGCAGAACTTTAGTACATAAAAACTTTACAGAGAGAAAAAGTTCCCAAGACGATCACGGGGTGATTTTTCATGCAATTGGAGAAATTAAAAGGTAAGGGAATTGAACAACTGTTTGAAGCGATCTTGTCTTTAAAAGACATGGAAGAATGCTATAAATTTTTTGACGATCTATGCACGGTAAATGAGATGCAGTCACTAGCTCAGCGTTTAGAAGTAGCGCGTATGCTACGCAAAGGATATACGTATAACCACATTGAATCGGAGACAGGTGCGAGCACGGCGACGATCTCTCGCGTCAAGCGTTGCCTCAACTACGGTAATGATGGTTACCAACTAGCATTGGATCGGATCGGTAAATAAAGCGGAGGTATCAACGTGATTGAATTTAGCAACTGGCGACATGCTTTTAAACTTGATCCAGAAAAGCCTATTGAAGATGATCAATTGGAGCAAATCTGTGAGTCGGGTACAGATGCGATTATTGTCGGGGGTACACTAGGAGTCACATTTGACAACACGCTAGACTTGATGTCGCGCATTAGACGATATGCTGTACCGTGTTTGCTGGAGGTTTCCAACTTGCAAGCCATTGTTCCAGGCTTTGATGGATACTTTATACCTATCGTGTTAAATGCAAGCAATCCTGACGTGATTTTTGCTCCACATGTTGAGGCATTAAGCTCATACGGAAGCTACATACATTGGGACGATATTGTAGCGGAAGGGTATCTGGTGTTTAACCAGGACTCGGCTGTTGCTGAGGTAACCAGAGCACGTGCTATTTTGTCTAAAGAAGAAGCCAAAGCCTATGTGCAGACGGCTACGAAACTATGTCGTTTGCCAATCGTGTATGTGGAATACAGCGGTACATATGGCGATCCACAGATGGTTGAAGCCTGCAAAACCGCTCTGGACGAGGGGCATCTTATGTATGGTGGCGGAATTACAGATACGGACAAGGCTCGGGAAATGGCAGCTATTGCTGATACGGTGGTTGTTGGTAATATCATCTATGATTCTCTGGAAAAGGCTCTATCTACTGTAGCTGCGGTAAAAGAGACAGAGCGTCGCTTTTAGTTCAGCTTTTCTAACACATGACTTTAAAGTAAACTCCTTGAGCCAAAGCCGAGGAGTTTCTTTTCTTTCAAATATATTTGGAATAAAAAAGGAGTCTTTTTTCCTAAAAGAGTGAGTAGCGTAACAAGTAAAGTTATGACAAAATAGGAACATATGCTTTCTTTTGGGGCGAAGCAAAAAGAGGCAAAGCGAAAGGTGGCTTACGGCATGGTAACTCAAGATAATTTTTTCACGGGTTTGAATCCTGAACAGAAAAAAGCGGTGGAGACCACAGAAGGCCCTGTGCTAATTCTGGCTGGTGCTGGTAGTGGTAAAACCCGTGTCCTTACCCAACGAATTTCGTATCTAGTTGGTTATAAACAGGTATTTCCTTGGAGCATTCTAGCGATTACCTTTACGAATAAAGCAGCTCGTGAGATGAAGGCTCGCGTAGAAAGATTGGTTGGTCGGGAAGCAGGCGCGGATGACATCTGGATTTCTACCTTCCATTCTCTTTGTGTACGTATTTTACGAAGAGATATAGATCGGATTAACATTAGCCGTAATTTTACCATATTGGATGCTGGGGATCAGTTGACAGTGGTGAAGCAGTGCATGAAGGAATTAAATATCGATGTGAAAAAATTTGAACCACGTTCCATTTTAGGTGCGATTAGTGGAGCAAAAAACGAATTACTTGATCCTAAACGTTATGAACAAGTGGCGGGAGATCAATTCCAGCGCATTGTTTCGCAAGTTTATGAACTATACATGAAAAAGCTGAAAAGCAATCAGTCTCTTGATTTTGATGATCTAATCATGACGACGATTCGTTTATTTAAGGAAGTACCAGAAGTACTGGAATTCTATCAACGCAAATTCAAATACATTCATGTAGATGAGTATCAGGATACCAACCGTGCCCAATATATGCTGATTAGTATGCTTGCTGACATGCATAAAAATATTTGTTGTGTAGGTGACGCAGACCAAAGTATTTATAAATGGCGTGGTGCTGATATTTCTATCATTCTTAACTTTGAGAAGGAATATTCTAATGCGAAATTAATCAAGCTGGAGCAAAACTATCGTTCCACTAAAAACATCCTAGAAGCAGCTAACCATGTTATTAAAAATAACAAGAACCGCAAAGAGAAGAACCTGTGGACTAATCAGGAGGCAGGGGAAAAAATTTATTGCTATCAAGCCGAATCAGAGCATGACGAAGCTTACTTTGTCGTGGATACGATTCGTGAACAACTGAAAACCTATAAAAGATACGACAAATTTGCCATTTTATATCGTACGAATGCCCAGTCACGTGTAATGGAGGATGTGTTGGTTAAATCGACTATTCCTTATAAAATCGTCGGAGGCACGAAGTTCTACGATCGCAAAGAGATTAAAGATGTGTTGGCTTATCTACGTCTGGTGTCCAATCCTGACGATGACATCAGCTTGACGCGTATCATTAATGTACCAAAACGTAATATCGGGGATACTACGGTGGAAAAGCTACAAGCCTATGCAGGCGCACATGGACTGACGCTCTTTCAATCCGTACAGGAAGTAGCATATATGGGACTTGCCTCCCGGACAACCAATGCCATTTTAGCCTTCTCTGATATGATGAAAAACGTAATTCAGATGGTTGATTATTTAAGTGTAACCGAGCTTGTGGAGGAAATCTTAAAACAATCGGGTTACCGTGAATCGCTGAAAGAAGATAAATCGCTAGAAGCAGCAGCCCGCTTAGAGAATATCGATGAGTTTCTGTCTGTTACCCAAGAGTTCGAGAAGAAAAGTGAAGACAAGACCTTGCTTGCTTTCCTAACTGATCTAGCTTTGGTGGCAGATATTGATTCTCTTGGCAATGATGGAACAGAAGAAGCCATACCAGATGAGGGACAAGTAGTGTTAATGACTTTGCACAGCGCCAAAGGTTTGGAGTTTCCTGTTGTCTTCTTAGTTGGCATGGAGGAAGGGGTTTTCCCACATAGTCGTGCTTTGTTTGATGAGAGTGAAATGGAAGAGGAACGCCGACTAGCTTATGTGGGAATTACTCGTGCAGAGCAAAAATTATTTATGACACGAGCAAGAATGCGTACGCTATACGGACGTACAAATATGAATATGCAATCTCGCTTTTTTGCCGAAATTCCAAGTGAACTGCTTGATGGTGACCTTGGATCAGTTGGTGGGTCGGAAGGCGGTTTTGGTTCTAGTGGTGGTTTTGGATCAGGGTCAGGCTTTGGTGCCAGCCGGGGAGGTCAAGCTGGACGCTTTGGAGCAGGCGCACGTACAGGCAATACATTTGGACGTTCGCCTAAACCAACAGAATCAACTGTCACTATGCAACCAAGTGCGTTTCGTGGGTTACATCAAACGACAAAACTGCCAACGCACGGAGCAGCATCTAGTGCAGATTGGAAAGTAGGAGACAAGGCTAAGCACGGTAAATGGGGGACAGGGACGGTGGTTAGCGTCAAGGGTGCCGGTGATAACACAGAGCTGGACATTGCTTTTCCAAGCCCAGTAGGAATCAAAAAATTGCTCGCTAAGTTTGCTCCTATTGAAAAAGGTTGATTTGAAAGAACGGAAAGGATGAAGAGATACGTGGATCGTATGGCCGCTGAACAGCAAATTATAAAATTAAAGAAACGGATTGAAGAGGAAAGCCGTCATTATTATATAGAGGATAATCCGCAGATTACGGACCAAGAATATGATCAAATGATGCGTGAGTTGCAAGATTTGGAGGACCAATGGCCGGATATGGTTTCTCCTGATTCTCCTACCCAACGTGTCGGTGGTATGCCGTTACCCTTCTTTGAAAAAATCGTGCATACAACTCCGATGTTAAGCCTTGGGAATGCTTTTGACGAGAATGATTTGCGTGATTTTGATCGTCGTGTACGTCAAGGATTAGGGAATCAATCCGTTCGCTATGTTTGCGAATTAAAAATTGATGGGCTTGCTGTTTCTCTTCGCTATGAGAACGGGCTTTTCGTAAAAGGAGCAACACGTGGAGACGGGACTACTGGTGAAGATATCACCCAAAACCTGCGGACGATTCGCTCCATTCCGTTACGTTTACCAG
It includes:
- a CDS encoding DUF3048 domain-containing protein is translated as MTKFWKYAVVVLTASSILASCNPLANKEQAPQPNPVTPPVSEPLQEKTFPYTAPLTGMGVDERIDHRPVMVMVNNHPKARPQSGLDKADIVYEVLSEGEVTRFLAIFHSQTPKMIGPVRSIRPYFIKLGRGFDSILVHVGGSPDALNTLKGADDAINEISNGAYFWREKFRTAPHNVYTDLSHIEKAMQAKNMRMTSDLPFFPFLPKDAKIEEGQSAVEIKIKPHPQYSLSYKYDADKEKYLRFTQGEVHKDLTTDKQLEITNILVISSKHQVLDNEGRREVDITGPGDGYLFQQGRAKPIKWVRKDGIIRAYENTALTKEIPLLSGNTWVNIVPNTPNMDQHLSFQ
- a CDS encoding heptaprenylglyceryl phosphate synthase, giving the protein MIEFSNWRHAFKLDPEKPIEDDQLEQICESGTDAIIVGGTLGVTFDNTLDLMSRIRRYAVPCLLEVSNLQAIVPGFDGYFIPIVLNASNPDVIFAPHVEALSSYGSYIHWDDIVAEGYLVFNQDSAVAEVTRARAILSKEEAKAYVQTATKLCRLPIVYVEYSGTYGDPQMVEACKTALDEGHLMYGGGITDTDKAREMAAIADTVVVGNIIYDSLEKALSTVAAVKETERRF
- the pcrA gene encoding DNA helicase PcrA, whose translation is MVTQDNFFTGLNPEQKKAVETTEGPVLILAGAGSGKTRVLTQRISYLVGYKQVFPWSILAITFTNKAAREMKARVERLVGREAGADDIWISTFHSLCVRILRRDIDRINISRNFTILDAGDQLTVVKQCMKELNIDVKKFEPRSILGAISGAKNELLDPKRYEQVAGDQFQRIVSQVYELYMKKLKSNQSLDFDDLIMTTIRLFKEVPEVLEFYQRKFKYIHVDEYQDTNRAQYMLISMLADMHKNICCVGDADQSIYKWRGADISIILNFEKEYSNAKLIKLEQNYRSTKNILEAANHVIKNNKNRKEKNLWTNQEAGEKIYCYQAESEHDEAYFVVDTIREQLKTYKRYDKFAILYRTNAQSRVMEDVLVKSTIPYKIVGGTKFYDRKEIKDVLAYLRLVSNPDDDISLTRIINVPKRNIGDTTVEKLQAYAGAHGLTLFQSVQEVAYMGLASRTTNAILAFSDMMKNVIQMVDYLSVTELVEEILKQSGYRESLKEDKSLEAAARLENIDEFLSVTQEFEKKSEDKTLLAFLTDLALVADIDSLGNDGTEEAIPDEGQVVLMTLHSAKGLEFPVVFLVGMEEGVFPHSRALFDESEMEEERRLAYVGITRAEQKLFMTRARMRTLYGRTNMNMQSRFFAEIPSELLDGDLGSVGGSEGGFGSSGGFGSGSGFGASRGGQAGRFGAGARTGNTFGRSPKPTESTVTMQPSAFRGLHQTTKLPTHGAASSADWKVGDKAKHGKWGTGTVVSVKGAGDNTELDIAFPSPVGIKKLLAKFAPIEKG